A portion of the Desulfurobacterium indicum genome contains these proteins:
- a CDS encoding NAD(P)H-dependent glycerol-3-phosphate dehydrogenase — MVIGILGSGSWGSALSIHFGNNGFNVIQWCREKEVADSINRERENRKYLSGVPYPESVRAVSDIEEFFAKVKDIVFSVIPAQFTGDFWKANREYLVKRKVICASKGIEISSLKLLSQVYAEVVGGDYFVLSGPTFAREVAFGKPTAAVLAGKNIDKTFEVVNLLNTKLFRLYASDDLIGVETGGAMKNVIAIAAGISDGMELGNNARAALITRGLHEIKNLGVRLGGKEKTFYGLSGMGDLILTCTGNLSRNRQFGLTIGRGEGEVDKKYVVEGVHTVKAAVELSKRLNVEMPITRAVYAVLYEGKKPSEIMLDLLSRPVKEE; from the coding sequence ATGGTTATAGGTATTCTCGGTTCTGGAAGCTGGGGGTCTGCTCTTTCAATTCATTTTGGCAATAATGGTTTTAATGTGATTCAGTGGTGTCGAGAAAAGGAAGTTGCCGATTCTATAAACAGAGAGAGAGAGAACAGAAAGTATCTTAGTGGTGTTCCTTATCCTGAATCTGTTAGAGCCGTATCAGATATAGAAGAATTTTTTGCAAAAGTGAAGGATATCGTTTTCTCTGTTATTCCTGCCCAGTTTACTGGGGATTTCTGGAAAGCTAATAGAGAGTATCTTGTAAAGAGAAAAGTTATATGTGCAAGTAAAGGAATAGAGATTTCGTCTTTAAAACTTTTATCGCAGGTTTACGCAGAAGTTGTTGGGGGCGATTATTTTGTCCTTTCTGGTCCTACGTTTGCAAGGGAGGTTGCTTTTGGAAAGCCCACCGCAGCAGTTCTCGCTGGAAAAAATATAGATAAGACTTTTGAAGTGGTTAATCTTTTAAATACAAAACTTTTTCGCCTTTACGCTTCCGATGATCTTATCGGCGTTGAAACAGGTGGAGCAATGAAAAATGTTATAGCTATTGCAGCCGGTATATCTGACGGTATGGAGCTTGGAAACAACGCAAGAGCGGCATTGATAACAAGAGGACTTCATGAGATAAAAAATCTGGGAGTCAGGCTTGGAGGTAAAGAGAAGACTTTTTATGGTCTTTCAGGAATGGGAGATTTAATTCTTACATGCACCGGTAATCTTTCAAGGAACAGACAGTTCGGCCTTACTATTGGAAGAGGCGAAGGAGAAGTTGATAAAAAATATGTTGTTGAAGGTGTTCACACAGTAAAGGCAGCCGTGGAGCTTTCGAAGAGGTTGAATGTCGAAATGCCTATAACCAGAGCTGTTTACGCTGTCTTGTATGAAGGGAAAAAACCTTCAGAGATAATGCTTGATTTATTATCAAGACCGGTGAAGGAAGAATGA